In Mycobacterium gallinarum, a single window of DNA contains:
- a CDS encoding dihydrolipoamide acetyltransferase family protein, whose protein sequence is MIEFTMPALGSDMDEGTLNEWLVKPGDSVTRGQVVAVVETTKAAVEVECWQEGTVAELLVPVGQTVQVGTPLARLAAPGEPVEPTPPPAVAAVVEPVSPTAPVEPLLEPIAPVNPVPSPAPPFEHRRRWVSPAARRLAASLGVNIDDVTGTGPQGAVIINDVEHAAAHLESAAPESPKTVVTSTTSLSPKELAIKRGTEMRRSIAAAMSRSKREIPHYYLADEIVMDPALAWLADRNAQRPITERVLPAVLQLKAVALAAQRFGEFSGFWRGERFEPAPNVHVGVAISLRGGGLVAPAIHDVADHKVDELMADLTDLVARARTFSLRSSEMSDPTITVTNLGDQGVDAVFGVIYPPQVALVGFGKPAQRVIAIDGGIRIATTVQVTLAADHRASDGHRGALFLAAINELLQQPELLER, encoded by the coding sequence ATGATCGAGTTCACGATGCCGGCCCTCGGCTCGGACATGGACGAGGGGACCCTCAACGAGTGGCTCGTCAAACCCGGCGACTCCGTCACCCGTGGCCAGGTGGTCGCAGTGGTCGAGACCACCAAGGCTGCGGTCGAGGTGGAGTGCTGGCAGGAAGGCACCGTCGCGGAGCTGCTGGTGCCGGTCGGTCAAACAGTCCAGGTCGGAACGCCGTTGGCGCGGTTGGCGGCCCCGGGCGAGCCCGTGGAACCGACACCGCCGCCCGCTGTCGCTGCGGTTGTCGAACCAGTTTCGCCGACAGCGCCCGTCGAACCCCTACTCGAGCCGATCGCCCCAGTGAATCCCGTCCCCTCGCCGGCGCCGCCCTTCGAGCATCGGCGCCGATGGGTCTCACCCGCGGCCCGTCGGCTCGCGGCATCGCTCGGTGTCAATATCGATGACGTCACCGGCACCGGCCCGCAAGGGGCCGTCATCATCAACGACGTGGAGCATGCCGCCGCCCATCTCGAATCAGCCGCACCCGAATCTCCGAAAACCGTCGTGACATCGACGACATCACTGTCGCCGAAAGAGCTTGCGATCAAACGCGGCACCGAGATGCGTAGGTCCATCGCGGCGGCGATGAGCCGATCCAAACGAGAGATTCCGCACTATTACCTCGCCGACGAGATCGTGATGGACCCGGCGTTGGCCTGGCTGGCCGACCGCAACGCGCAGCGACCCATCACCGAGCGCGTGCTGCCGGCAGTGCTGCAGCTCAAGGCAGTCGCCCTCGCAGCGCAACGATTCGGCGAATTCAGCGGCTTCTGGCGAGGCGAGCGATTCGAACCCGCGCCGAATGTCCATGTCGGTGTTGCGATCTCGCTTCGGGGCGGTGGTCTGGTAGCCCCGGCGATACACGACGTCGCCGACCACAAGGTCGACGAGTTGATGGCCGACCTCACAGATCTAGTGGCCCGTGCCAGGACGTTCTCGCTGCGCAGTTCGGAGATGTCCGATCCCACCATCACCGTGACCAACCTCGGCGACCAGGGAGTCGACGCGGTATTCGGGGTGATCTACCCGCCGCAGGTCGCGCTGGTGGGATTCGGCAAGCCGGCGCAACGGGTGATAGCGATCGACGGCGGCATCCGCATCGCCACGACAGTGCAAGTCACCTTGGCGGCTGATCATCGGGCCAGTGATGGGCACCGCGGGGCGCTGTTCCTCGCCGCGATCAACGAATTGCTGCAACAGCCGGAGCTATTGGAGAGGTGA
- a CDS encoding alpha-ketoacid dehydrogenase subunit beta has product MSKTAYRTAVHDSIRDAMLADPRVVLMGEDVGAYGGTYAASKGLLQEFGPDRIRDTPLSELGFVGVGIGAALGGLRPIVEVMTVNFSLLALDQIVNTAAALRHMSGGQFSVPLVVRMATGAGRQLAAQHSHSLEAWYAHIPGIKVVAPATVADAYGMLPTALADPDPVVIFEHVQLYNTSIDVDTLTPTDIERAAVRRAGKDVTVIAYGGCVPKALDAADELSLAGIDCEVIDLRVLRPLDDDTMLASVRETHRVVVVDEAWHTGSLAGEISARIVENAFYDLDAPIARVCTEEVPIPYPKHLEEAALPQKDKIVAAVKSLFGQSS; this is encoded by the coding sequence ATGAGCAAGACGGCATACCGCACTGCGGTCCACGACTCGATTCGTGACGCCATGCTCGCCGATCCGCGGGTGGTGCTGATGGGCGAGGACGTCGGCGCCTACGGTGGCACCTACGCCGCGTCGAAGGGTCTCCTGCAGGAGTTCGGACCCGACCGGATCCGCGACACCCCGCTGTCGGAGCTGGGCTTCGTCGGTGTGGGTATCGGCGCCGCGTTGGGCGGTTTACGCCCGATCGTGGAGGTGATGACGGTCAACTTCAGCCTGCTGGCGCTGGACCAGATCGTGAATACCGCTGCGGCGCTGCGGCATATGTCCGGCGGCCAGTTCTCCGTGCCGCTGGTGGTCCGGATGGCGACGGGAGCCGGACGCCAGCTGGCGGCGCAGCACTCTCACAGCCTGGAGGCCTGGTATGCCCATATTCCGGGAATCAAGGTGGTGGCCCCGGCGACGGTGGCCGACGCCTACGGGATGCTGCCCACCGCGCTGGCCGATCCAGACCCCGTGGTCATCTTCGAGCACGTGCAGTTGTACAACACCTCGATAGACGTCGACACTCTTACGCCCACCGACATCGAGCGTGCCGCGGTTCGGCGGGCCGGTAAGGACGTCACGGTGATCGCATACGGCGGTTGCGTACCCAAGGCCCTCGACGCCGCCGACGAACTGTCACTGGCCGGAATCGACTGTGAAGTAATCGATTTACGGGTGCTGCGCCCCCTCGACGACGACACGATGCTCGCCTCGGTGCGCGAGACTCACCGGGTCGTTGTGGTCGACGAAGCCTGGCACACCGGGAGCCTGGCCGGTGAGATCAGCGCACGCATCGTGGAGAACGCGTTCTATGACCTTGACGCGCCGATCGCTCGCGTGTGTACCGAGGAAGTGCCGATTCCCTACCCCAAGCATCTGGAAGAGGCTGCGCTGCCGCAGAAGGACAAGATCGTCGCGGCAGTGAAATCGCTGTTCGGCCAATCCTCATGA
- a CDS encoding acyl carrier protein, with protein sequence MTIEIDVRGEILSVLTTIAPEVEAGDITDDALLRDQVDLDSMDWLNFLVGVHKRLNVDIPERDYASLRTLSDVVRYVEARMFQQS encoded by the coding sequence ATGACTATCGAGATTGATGTCCGCGGGGAGATCCTGTCGGTGTTGACGACGATCGCCCCCGAGGTCGAGGCCGGCGACATCACGGATGACGCGCTGCTGCGGGACCAGGTCGATCTCGACTCGATGGACTGGCTGAACTTCCTTGTCGGCGTGCATAAACGACTGAATGTCGACATCCCGGAGCGCGACTATGCGTCGCTTCGCACCCTGTCAGACGTAGTGCGTTACGTCGAAGCCCGCATGTTCCAGCAGAGCTGA